Proteins from a single region of Dasypus novemcinctus isolate mDasNov1 chromosome 16, mDasNov1.1.hap2, whole genome shotgun sequence:
- the ELAC1 gene encoding zinc phosphodiesterase ELAC protein 1, translating to MSMDVTFLGTGAAYPSPTRGASALVLRCEGDCWLFDCGEGTQTQLMKSQLKAGRITKIFITHLHGDHFFGLPGLLCTISLQSGSAVTKQPIEIYGPVGLRDFIWRTMELSHTELVFPYVVHELMPTADQCPMEEMKEFTHVDRADSPPQEGQGRTILLDKEEKSYLLVDDEQFVVKAFRLFHRIPSFGFSVMEKKRPGKLNAQKLKDLGVPPGPAYGKLKNGISVVLENGVTIFPQDVLKKPIVGRKICILGDCSGVVGDGGVKLCFEADLLIHEATLDDTQMDKAKEHGHSTPQMAAAFAKLCQAKKLVLTHFSQRYKPVALAKEGETDGIAELKKQAESVLDLQEVTLAEDFMVIGVPIKK from the exons ATGTCTATGGATGTGACCTTTCTGGGGACGGGTGCAGCATATCCGTCCCCAACTCGGGGTGCCTCTGCTCTGGTCCTTCGGTGTGAGGGTGACTGCTGGCTCTTTGACTGTGGGGAGGGAACCCAGACACAGCTTATGAAGAGTCAACTTAAAGCAG GGCGAATTACCAAGATCTTCATTACACATCTTCACGGAGACCATTTCTTTGGCCTTCCTGGTCTCCTCTGCACAATCAGTCTGCAGAGTGGCTCTGCAGTCACCAAGCAACCTATCGAAATCTATGGCCCTGTAGGGCTTCGAGACTTTATCTGGAGAACCATGGAACTGTCTCATACAGAACTGGTCTTCCCTTATGTGGTCCATGAGTTGATGCCCACAGCAGATCAGTGTCCtatggaagaaatgaaagaattcaCACATGTGGATAGAGCAGACAGTCCTCCCCAGGAGGGACAAGGCAGAACTATCCTattagacaaagaagaaaagtcatACCTTCTGGTTGATGATGAACAGTTTGTTGTAAAGGCATTTCGCCTCTTTCACCGAATTCCCTCCTTTGGGTTTTCAGTCATGGAGAAGAAACGCCCAGGTAAACTCAATGCACAGAAACTTAAAGACCTCG GTGTTCCACCAGGTCCTGCCTATGGGAAACTGAAAAATGGAATTTCAGTTGTTCTGGAAAATGGGGTTACAATTTTTCCCCAAGATGTTTTAAAAAAGCCTATCGTTGGAAGAAAAATCTGCATATTGGGTGATTGTTCTGGGGTTGTGGGTGATGGAGGAGTGAAGCTGTGCTTTGAAGCAGACCTTTTGATCCATGAAGCAACCTTGGATGATACCCAGATGGACAAAGCAAAGGAGCACGGTCACAGCACACCACAGATGGCAGCAGCGTTTGCAAAGTTGTGCCAAGCAAAGAAACTGGTTCTGACTCACTTCAGTCAGAGATACAAACCAGTTGCCTTGGCCAAAGAAGGAGAAACAGATGGTATTGCAGAACTGAAAAAGCAAGCAGAATCAGTGTTAGATCTCCAAGAAGTGACTCTCGCAGAAGATTTTATGGTGATCGGCGTTCCAATCAAGAAATGA